CTTGGTGAAGCCGTCCTCCGTCATCACGCCGACGTCGCCGGTGCGGAAATAGCCGTCGGCGGTCATCACCAGCGCGGTCTCGTCCGGTCGGTTCCAGTAGCCGCTCATCACCTGCGGACCCATGGCGCAGATTTCGCCGGGGGTGCCGAACGGCACTTCCTTGCCCTCGTCGTCGCGGATCGACAGATAGGTCGACGGCACCGGCACGCCGATCGTGCCGTTGAATTCGGTGACGGTGGCGGGGTTGCAGGTCAGCACCGGCGCGGTCTCCGACAGGCCGTAGCCTTCGGCGATCGGACAGCCGGTCATCTTCAGCCAGGCTTCAGCGACAGGGCGCTGCACAGCCATGCCGCCGCCGTTGGAGATCTTGAGCTTGGAGAAGTCGACCTTGTCGAAGCCTGGCGAATGCAGCAGGCCGTTGTACAGCGTGTTGACCGCCGGGAAGCTGTTGACCTGATACTTCATCAGTTCCTTGATGAAGCCCGGCATGTCGCGCGGGTTCGGAATCAGCAGATTGACGCCGCCGGCACGCACGCCGAGCAGGTAGCAGGCGGTCAGCGCGAAGATGTGGTACAGCGGCAGCGCGCAGACGATGAACAGCTGATCGACATGCGGCGGCTTCGCCAGCGCCGGCTGCAGCCAGGCGTCGTTCTGCAGGACGTTGGCGACGATGTTGCGATGGAGCAGCGTCGCGCCCTTGGACACGCCGGTCGTGCCGCCGGTATATTGCAGGAAGGCGACGTCGTCGGGGCCGAGTGTCGGCTTGGTGAGCTTGAGGCCGCGGCCCGCGGCGACTGCTTCGTTGTAGGGCACCGCGCTGGGCAGCGAATAGGCCGGCACCATCTTCTTGATCTTGCGCACCACCAGATTGACGATCACGCCCTTGAAACCGAGCATGTCGCCCATGGTGGCGAGGACCACGTGCTTGACGGCGGTTTTGGCGAGCACCTGTTCGACGGTGCTGGCGAAGTTTTCCAGCACGATGATCGCTTCCGCGCCGGAGTCCTTGAGCTGATGCTCGAGTTCGCGGGGCGTATAGAGCGGGTTGACGTTGACGACGGCGAATCCGGCGCGCAGCACCGCCGCGATCGCCACCGGATATTGCAGGACGTTGGGCATCATCAGCGCGACGCGCGCGCCCTTCTGCAGGCCCTTGCCCTGCAGATAGGCGCCGAGCGCGGCCGACATCTCGTCGAGCTCGCGATAGGTGATCGCCTTGTCCATGCAGATGAAGGCC
The DNA window shown above is from Rhodopseudomonas palustris HaA2 and carries:
- a CDS encoding long-chain fatty acid--CoA ligase, translating into MERIWLKHYPPGVPADIDVTQYASLVQLLEESFRDFGDRKAFICMDKAITYRELDEMSAALGAYLQGKGLQKGARVALMMPNVLQYPVAIAAVLRAGFAVVNVNPLYTPRELEHQLKDSGAEAIIVLENFASTVEQVLAKTAVKHVVLATMGDMLGFKGVIVNLVVRKIKKMVPAYSLPSAVPYNEAVAAGRGLKLTKPTLGPDDVAFLQYTGGTTGVSKGATLLHRNIVANVLQNDAWLQPALAKPPHVDQLFIVCALPLYHIFALTACYLLGVRAGGVNLLIPNPRDMPGFIKELMKYQVNSFPAVNTLYNGLLHSPGFDKVDFSKLKISNGGGMAVQRPVAEAWLKMTGCPIAEGYGLSETAPVLTCNPATVTEFNGTIGVPVPSTYLSIRDDEGKEVPFGTPGEICAMGPQVMSGYWNRPDETALVMTADGYFRTGDVGVMTEDGFTKIVDRKKDMILVSGFNVYPNEVEEVIATHPGVLECAVIGVPDKRTSEAVKAFIVKKDPDLTAEDVIKFCHTQLTNYKVPRQIEFRTTLPKTNVGKILRRELRDEKKNQAAA